The sequence CTACGTAACCGGTGTAACGGTAGTAGGTTTTCTGGGTAGCCTTCTGGCCGGTTACCTTGATCTTGTCCGCGTTGATGACGATGATGAAATCACCGTTATCCATGTGCGGGGCGAACTCGGCCTTGTGCTTGCCGCGGAGGCGGGTTGCTATTTCCGTTGCAAGTCGGCCCAGGACCTTGTCCTTGGCGTCGACAAGGTACCATTTGTGGGTCAGTTCGCTTGCTTTGGGACTGTACGTCTTCATTTCTGTGGCTCCTGCCTGATAAACCCGAGTCGTTGCGGGTGCTTTCAACCTTGAGATCGGTGGTAACATGCACAAATGGTTGTGCTTTACCGCCGTAACCGCTACAACGTAACGAAACAATGCATGTGGGATAAGGGAAGAAACAGCTATCTGTCCTGCGGCGGCTTGTAAAGTATTTTTCTTGAATTTCGAAGAAAAAAATTCATCCGCCGATCACGTTCGGCACGAGCGGGAGGTTTACGGTGGCCAGTATACGCAAGGGTCTGCTTCAGCTTGTCTTTTCCGGGAGTTTCATGAAACGCTGGAACGACAAGATGCGCCCTATGGAACTTGTGGAGGTCGACAAGCAGGCCCACAAGATGATCGTCGCATGGCTCCTTTTCGAGCTCAACTCCCAGAATCTTTCGGCGGGCGAACGCGGTGCCCTTGGCGAGGACATCGTGCGCGGAGGGATCTACGATTATCTCTACCGCCTGGTCATTACCGATATAAAGCCGCCCATCTTCTACCAGATCAAGTCCAACCCGGCCCATTATCAGAAACTCACGGCCTGGGTTCTCAATGAATTGCAGCCGCGTGTCCAGCCGCTGGGCAAGGACTTCTGGGACGGCATGAAGGATCATTTCGAGCGGCAGGTCAGCGGCGACGCGAGCTTGGCCTCGCGCATCCTCGACGCCGCGCATCTTTTCGCCAGCAGATGGGAATTCCATCTCATCCGGGACATGAACAAATGGGATGAGGAAATGGACGACATCGAGGACAACTTCAGACGCGGTCTGGAGGCGCATCTGGATCTGACCGGCGTACGTCAGTTGATCGAGGGGCCGAGCACCCGGCTCGGCAAGTTCGCCTTCATGTGCGGACAGCTCAGGTTCCAGAAGCGATGGTCCCAGACCCCGCGCATCCCTGAGACTTCCGTTCTGGGGCACATGTTCATCGTGGCCTGCCTGGCCTATTTTTTCAGCATCGCCGTGGGCGCGTGTCCGGTGCGCAGAAAAAACAATTTCTATGCGGGACTTTTTCACGATATACCGGAGCTTCTGACCCGGGACATCATCTCTCCGGTCAAGAGTTCGGTCCAGGGCATCGGGGATCTGATCCGGGAATACGAAGGCCGGGAACTTGAGCGCCGCCTCTTTTCCATCCTCGACAGGTCGGTGTATGGGGGGCTTGTGGATCGGCTGGAATATTTTCTGGGCATTGAGGTCGGCTCGGAGTTCGAGTCCACCATCATGCGGAACGGCCGGGCTGAAATCGTGAGCTGGGACCAGCTGCAGGGGCCGTACAATCGGGATGAATTCTGTCCCAAGGATGGCCGGATGCTGAAAGTTTGCGATCACCTGGCCGCGTTTCTCGAAGCCTACACGGCCTTGTCCAACGGCATCACCAACGCCCATCTGCAACAGGCATCGTGGCGGATCAGGACATTGTACCAGAATCAGTCCCTGACCGAGGAACTGCACATCGGCGCGCTGCTGGCCGATTTTGATTGAGGAAGCGTCTTAAGGGGCCTTTTGAGCCTGTTACTCATTACCATAGAGGAAAGAATCATGATGTTACGTAAACGGGTCTGGGATATCATGCGTGAGGATTTCGCCTCTGTCCGCGAGGATTCGACACTTTCCGAGGCCATCACGGCCTTGCGCGAAATCCGTTCCCGGCAGGCGGACACAAGCTTCGTGCTGGTCTTTTCGAAGAACGACAAATTCATGGGCGTTCTGTCCATGTGGAATCTGATCCAGGGCATCGGCCCCTGCCTGCTCAAAGGGTCGGTCCTCGACGGCAACGAGGTTGACTGGGACAGCGCCTTTGCCTCGGCCTGCCGCAGCTGCTCGCAGGTGCGCATCTCGGACTGCCTGCAGCATGACATCCCCATGCTAAGGCCCAACGACCCGCTGGCCAGGGTGCTTGAGGTCTTTCTCGACTACCGCCGTGGACGGGCCGTGGTCGAAGAGGGCGGGCGCATCATCGGCGTGGTCTGCATGGCCGATCTGTTCAAGGAAATCAGCGATTCGCTGATGCCGTAGATTATCTGCGGTGAACCGTCCAACCGGCTCACCGCGATCTCTTTTTTTGCCGGAGGATCTCGATTCGCGGGGCCTGCGCGAGGCGTTTTCTCCGAAAGTGAGCTGCAATGAGCTGCAATAAAAAGGACTGGAGATTCGCGCCCTGCCTCCTGGTGGGCGCAGTTCTCGTCCTCTTCCTTCAGATGGTTCTTGCCTCGGGCGCGCTGGCCGCTCCCGAGAAAATCGTCGTGGCGGACGACAAGGATTATCCACCATACATGTTTCTTGACGCCTCGGGCGAGCCCAAGGGGATTCTGGTTGACATCTGGCAATTGTGGAGCAGGAAGACCGGTATCGCCGTCGAGTTTCAACTCATGGAGTGGAATGAGGCCCTTGCCGCGGTGCGGGACGGACGGGCCGACGCGGTGGGCGGGGTGGCCCGTACGCCGCAGCGTGAGGAAATGTTCGAGCTGACGACGCAGATCGCCGTCATCCCATCGGCCATATTCTTTCACGACCAGCTCGGAGGAATCAAAGACGTCAAAGATCTCACCGGATTTTCGATAGGAATCGTCAGCGGGGATGCGGCCCGGGACGTGGTCCTGTCCCGTCATCCGCAATTGCGGTTCGCGACCTTTCCCGGTGCGGGTGATCTTGTCGCGGCGGCCATTTCAGGCGAGATCAAGGTGTTTATCTCGGACGTGCCCGTGGCGCGGCATTATCTGGCCCGGCATGAGGGCGGTTCCGATTTTCGCCAGGCCATGGAGCTCGTCTCGACGGATTCTATGCACGGGGCGGTTCGCAAGAATAACAGCGAACTTCTGCACGTCGTGCAGGGCGGATTCGACCAGATCACGGAGTCCGAAATCAGCGCCATCATGAACGATTGGTCGGGCCTGCCCGTACATTCCGCTTTGCCTTGGCGCATGATCATTGTCGGATTTTGTTTTTTGACTGCGGTACTGCTGGGCGTTTTTTTATGGAATTTCTTTCTGCGCAGACGGGTTCAGAATAAAACGGCCGAATTGGCCGACTCTGTGCGCGAGGCGAGCGCGCGCGAGGAAGAATACAGGCTTCTGGTGGAGCATCAGACCGATCTGGTGGTCAAGGTCGATGTGGAAGGCCGTTTTCTCTACGTGAGCCCTGCATATTGCAAGACTTTCGGGAAGACCGAAGACGAGTTGCTGTGTTCGACCTTCATGCCGCTTATTCATGCAGATGATCTGGCCGCGACCGAAGAGGCCATGAAGGCGCTTTTCGTCCCGCCGTACACGGCCCACATGGAACAGCGCGCCATGACCGTTGACGGCTGGCGCTGGTTGGCCTGGAGCGATTCAGCCATTCTGGGGCCCGGCGGAGAAATCGAGGCCATCATCGGTGTGGGTCGGGACATCTCCGAGCGCAAGCAGACCGAGGAACTGCTGCGCCAGAGCGAGGAGCGCTTCGCCAAGGCCTTCCACTCCAGTCCCGCGCCGCTGATCATCTCCGACATCGCCACCGGCCGCTTCATCGACGTCAATGCGCGCTGGGTGGACATGCTCGGCCACGCCAAGGAAGAGCAGATCGGCCGGACCTCCAAGGAGGTCGGTATCTGGGCCGATCCGCGCCAAAGGGACGAAGCCATACAGATTCTGCGCAAGGAAGGTTCCTTCAAGGAGTTTCCCATCGAGTTTCTGACCAAGACGGGAGAAATCCGTTCGGCCCTCTGGTCAGCCGAAATCATCATTCTTCAGGATCGGGAGGTCATGCTGTCCCTGATTCTCGACTACACGGAGAGAAAAAGGGCCGAAGAGGCCCTGCGCAAAAGCGAGAAATTGTATCGCTCCGTCATCGACAACATACACGACGTATTTTACCGCACCGACGCCGAGGGGCGTCTGATCATGGTCAGTCCTTCGGGAGTCCGCCTGCTCGCCTACGAGCACGCGGAGGAGATGCTCGGGAGACCCAACGAGGAATTCTGGTTTGCCCCTGCAGCCCGTCAGGCATTTTTGGAGCGCATCCAAAAGGACGGGTTTGTCGCGGATTTCGAGGTGGTGCTCAAACGAAAAGATGGCGAGCCCGTGCTCGTGGCCACGTCGAGCGGGCTTTATCGTGATGAGGCGGGGATCGTTCTCGGGGTGGAGGGGATTTTTCGCGACATCACCGAACGCAAGCGCACAGAGGAACGGCTGCGCCAGTCCGAGGACAAATTTTCTCGCCTCTTCAAACTGTCCCCGGACGCCATTTCCCTCTCGGACCCGCAGAGCGGTTTGCTGGTGGAGATAAATGACGCCTATGCCGACCTGACCGGATACGGGCAGGCGGAGCTTATCGGCAAGACTTCCGTGGAACTGGGCCTGTTCGTCAATCCGCAGAGCCGCAGGCGGGTGGTTGAAGAGCTTGAGCGCACCGGCCATGTCAAGAACATGGAGGTCGAATTCAGGCGCAAGAACGGCAGCCACGTGCTGTGCAGCGTTTCGGGCCAGCTCATGACCATCGGGCAGGAGCGTTTTCTTCTCGCCGTGATACGGGACGTGACGGAGTTGAGGCGCATGCAGGAGATGATGATCCAAAGTGAGAAGATGGTCTCGGTGGGCGGGATCGCGGCCGGGATCGCCCATGAGATCAACAACCCCTTGGGGATCATCGTGCAGACGGCGCAGAATCTGGTGCAGCGCACGCGGCCGGATTTTCAAAAGAATATCGAAGTGGCCGAGAGTATCGGCCTTGATATGGCCTTGCTGGAAAGATACATGCAGGCCCGCAAGATTCTGTCCTTTGTGCAGGACATGCAGGCTGCGGCGCTGCGGGCAGCGGACATTATCCGCCACATGCTCGATTTCAGCCGCCGCAGCGAATCCAGACGCGCCAGTTGCGCAGTGCCGGCAATTGTGGACCGCGCCGTTGCCCTGGCGCAAAACGACTATGACCTCAAAAAGAGCTTCGATTTCAAAAGAATCCGCATCGTCAAGGAGTATGCGCCGGATCTTGCGGGGGCCGAGTGCACGGAGACGGAACTCGAACAGGTGTTTTTGAATCTGTTGCGTAACGCGGCCCAGGCCATGAGCATGGATGATTCTGTGCCCGTCGATCCCATGATCGTAATCCGTTTGTCGAACGTGGCCTCGGGCGTGCGCTGCGAGTTCGAGGACAATGGCCCGGGCATGACGGCCGAGGTTCGCCGCAGGGTCTTCGAGCCGTTCTACACCACCAAGCCTCCGGGAATCGGGACCGGGCTCGGGCTTTCCGTGTCCTATTTCATCGTGACCCGAGGACACGGCGGCAAGATGTGGGTGGAGTCGGCTCCCGGCGCCGGGACCAGATTCATCATCGAACTGCCCGGCAACGGATTGCGAAGCGAAGGGGGGCAGGACGAAAATTCCGCATGAAGCCTGTCCCGGCAGTGGCCTCAAAGCGAAAGCCCCCGCGACACAGGTGTCGCGGGGGCTTTCGCTTTCATTTTGAGGGTCGGCTACTCGCTTTTCAGGGAGCGCACTTCCGGCCAGATCTCGTCGATGGCTTCGACGGTCTTGACCGTGATGCGTTTTCTGAGTTCCTTGGGGATCTCGTCCAGGTCATGGGCGTTACGGGCCGGGATGAGCACCTTCTTGACCCCGTGGCTGACCGCCGCCAGGATTTTTTCCTTGATGCCGCCCACGGGCATGACCCTGCCGCGCAAGGTGATCTCGCCGGTCATGGCCACGTCCGAGGCCACAGGCTCGTTGCTGATGGCCGACATCAGCGCCGTGACCAGGGTCACGCCGGCGGACGGCCCGTCCTTGGGCGTGGCGCCGGCCGGGACGTGGATGTGGATGTCATGCGTGTCGAAGAAGTCGTCGGCAAGTTTCAGGCTCGCGCTCTTGGTGCGGGCATAGCTTAGGGCCGCCTGGGCGCTTTCCTTCATCACCTCGCCGAGCTTTCCGGTCAGGATGAGCTTGCCCTTGCCCGGCAAGAGGCTGCACTCGATGTGCAGGATCTCGCCGCCATAAGGCGTCCAGGCCAGGCCCAGGGCCACTCCCGGAGGCATGGAGCTTTCACGCTCCTCATCCATGAATTTGGGCTGCCCCAGGAGCTTGATGAGCGCGGACGTGGTCACGCGGAATGGCCCCTTCTTGCCCTCGGCCACCCGGCGCGCGTATTTGCGGCAGATGGACCCGATTTCCCGTTCCAGGTTGCGCAGGCCCGCCTCGCGCGTATAGCCCCGGATGATCTCGGCCAGCACGGCGTCGGAGATGATCAGGGTATCGTTTGTGAGGCCGTTTTCCTTGATCTGCCGGGTCAACAGGTAGCGCCTGGCGATAATGGTCTTTTCCTGCTCCGTGTAGCCGGGGATGCGGATGACCTCCATGCGGTCCAGAAGTGCCGACGGGATGGTATCAAGCATGTTGGCCGTGCAGATGAACATGACCTTGGACAGGTCGTAGGGCACGTTCAGGTAATGATCCGTGAAGGAGTTGTTCTGTTCCGGATCAAGCACCTCCAGCAGGGCCGAGGACGGATCGCCCCTGAAATCGTTGCCGAGCTTGTCGATCTCGTCCAGCATGATGACCGGGTTGATCGTTCCGGCGTCCTTCATGGACTGGATGATGCGGCCGGGCATGGCCCCGATGTAGGTGCGGCGGTGGCCGCGGATTTCGGCCTCGTCACGCATTCCGCCCAGGGACATGCGCACGAACTTGCGCCCCAGGGAGCGGGCGATGGATTTGCCCAGCGACGTCTTGCCCACTCCGGGAGGGCCGACGAAGCACAGGATAGGTCCCTTCATGGACGGGTTGAGTTTGCGCACGCTCAAGTATTCGAGGATGCGCTCCTTGACCTTCTCCAGGTTGTAATGGTCCTCGTGCAGGATCTTGGCGGCTTCCTTGATGTCGAGCCGGTCCTTGGATGTTTTCTTCCAGGGCAGGTCGATGAGCCAGTCGATATAGGTCCGCAGGATGGTTGCCTCGGAGCTGTCCGGGTGCATGGACTCCAGGCGCGAGAGCTGCTTGTCCGCTTCTTTTTTCACCTTTTTCGGCAGGCCGAGGGCGTTCAGCGTTTTTCTGAGCTCTTCCATCTCCTCGCCTTCGCCGCCCTTGTCGCCAAGCTCGCGGCGGATGGCTTTGAGTTGCTCGCGCAGGAAATATTCCCGCTGCGCCTTGTCCATCCCTTCCTTGGCCATGCTCTGGATCTTGGCCTGCATGGAGGCCACTTCCACTTCCTTGACCAGTTGCGAGTTGACCAGGTTCAGTCGCTCGATGGGGTCGTGGCTCTCAAGGATGCGTTGGGCCTCGGAGGACTTCATGCGCAGGTTGGACGCGACCAGGTCGGCCAGGCGGCCATGCTCGTTGACGGCGTTGAGCACATTCATGATCTCGCCGGCATCGATGCCGCGCAGGGTCAGGATTTTTTCGCTTTGTTCCTTGACCGAACGCAGCAATGCTTCCTCTTCGGGTCCGGGATTTTCGACGACAAGTTCGTCGATGGTCTGGATGTTGACCATGTCGAAGGGGTCGTGCTGCACAAAATCAGTGATTCTGGCCCGGGTCAGACCCTGGACCAGGACTTTCAGCCGGCCGTCGGGCATTTTGAGCATGCGCATGATCATGGCCACGGTGCCGGTGGTGTAGAGGTCCTCGGGAGAGGGATCGTCCACGCCCTCGTCTTTTTGCGTGCTGATGAAGATGTACCGGCTGCCGTTAAGGGCCGCGTCCACTGCCTGCACGCTTTTATCGCGTCCGACAAAGAGGGGCAGGATCATGTAATTGAAGACAACTATGTCCCTGACCGCCAGAAGAGGCATGGTGGTCGGGATTTCCGCTTCCTGGACGGAGCTGTCGGCGCTGGCTGTATCTGAATTTTCGCCCTGAAGTTCTTCTTTTTCCGGGGAAAACGTTTTTTTGTCGCTCATGAAGGTCTCCTCGTGGTGTTGTATTCGCGTAATTGTAATCCGCGAAAAGCAAATTCAGTCAATTATAAGGCTCCTGGAGCCTCAGGCAAGAAAAAAAATGGATTTTTTCCCTTTTGGGAATAAAAAATCAGAGCAGGCCTTGGGCGCGGAAGCTGGAGTAGGTCTCGGCGGTCACGATGATGTGGTCGAGCAGGCGCAGGCCGAGGTCATCAGCCAGGCGGGCAATGGTCTCGGTCAGGGCCTTGTCCTGCGAGGAGGGGACGGGGTTGCCGCCGGGATGGTTGTGGACCAGGATCAGTCCGCCGGCATGGTGGCGCAAGGCCAGTTCAAGGATTTCTCGCGGGTAGGCCGCGGTTTGATCCACGGTGCCCTGAAAGACGCGTTCGAAGGAGATGAGCCTGTTCTGGTTGTCGACGAGGATGACCCAGAATTCCTCCTTGGTAAGATGCCCCAGGCGAGAGCAGACCATGTCCCGGACCTGGTCCGGGGAGGAGAATTTTTCTCTGCGGGCGATTGAACCGCAGGCCTTGCGCGCGCGGCATTCGTGCAGGGTTCGCCAGAATCTGGCTGCGCCTTCGCCAAGGCCCGGTATCTCGGCTATGCGTCCGGGATCGGCGAGCAGCGCGTCGCCAAGCGATCCGAAGCGGGAGATCATCTCCTTGGCGATGGACTTGGTGTCCTTGCGGGGCAGGGCATAGGTCAGCAGCAATTCCAGAATTTCATAATCGGACAAGGCCCGGGGGTCGTTATCCAGACGCTCGCGCAGACGTTCGCGGTGCCCCAGATAGTGGGCGGTGTCCTCTTTCACCACAGGCGCTGGGCTTCCTTGACCAGGTTCTCCATGGCCTGAGCGGGCTTTAGCCGCCCGGTTTTGATGTCCGTGTCGGCCTGCAGCACGATATCCCAGAAACGGCTGATGCGCGCAGGTCCCAGACGCTGGGCCAGGCGTTTCTTTTCCGTCTTCAGGCTTGGATAGAGTTGCACCTTGCCGTCTTCCCCGTGCAGAAGCTGCCAGAGTTGACGGGCTTCGCGCAGCATGAGCGAGGAGACCGGGAAGACCATGTCGCCGCCGGCCATGGCGGGATCGTTCAGGAGTCGGTCCCAGGCCTTCTGGCGACCGGCGGGAGTCTGCAGGGAGCGCAGAAAGGCGAACAGATCAAAAGCCTCTTCGGCATCAAGGGCTGCGAGGTGTTCCGGCTGGATTGATTTTTCCGGGCCGGCCAGGAGCAGAATTTTTTCCAGCTCGTTGCGCAGGGCGATGGTGCTGAGCGGCAGGGATTCGGCCAGGATTTTTTTGACGCCATGGGCGTAGGTCAGCCCGTGGCGTGCGGCGAAACGATCCAGCTCCTGGCCGATGGTGGCGCGTGAAAGTCCGGGATGTTCCCAAACCCAGCCCCTTTTTTGCGCGGCGTCCCAATATTTGCCCTTGCTCACGGTCTTTGGCACAGTGGATTTGCCGGATTTCCATTCGCCTTCAAGACAGAAAATGGGCCAGACCGAAGGCCTGGCCATGGCCAGGAGGGCTCCCATGCGGGACCAGAATTCGTCATTCTGGTCCTGCGCCCGACGCAGGACCACGGCGTTGGGCGGCCCCATCATGGAGGGAACGGTCAGGGTTTGCCAGAAGCGACCCGAAAGCTCTTCGTCTCCCCAAAAGGTGCGGACGGCAAAGCCATGGCCTTCGAGAAGTTCGCCCACGCGGTCTTTGAGAAGCTCGGGGTCCGCGCAGACGAGAAAGGAAAATCCCTGTCTGGTCATGTGGCGAATCAGAACTTCTGGCCCAGCTGGTCGGCCACTTTGCGCATCGCGAGGTCAATGGCTTCCTGGGTCGCTTCGCGTTTGCCGCTGGTAGACTGCA is a genomic window of Desulfomicrobium baculatum DSM 4028 containing:
- a CDS encoding CBS domain-containing protein; translation: MMLRKRVWDIMREDFASVREDSTLSEAITALREIRSRQADTSFVLVFSKNDKFMGVLSMWNLIQGIGPCLLKGSVLDGNEVDWDSAFASACRSCSQVRISDCLQHDIPMLRPNDPLARVLEVFLDYRRGRAVVEEGGRIIGVVCMADLFKEISDSLMP
- the rplM gene encoding 50S ribosomal protein L13, with the translated sequence MKTYSPKASELTHKWYLVDAKDKVLGRLATEIATRLRGKHKAEFAPHMDNGDFIIVINADKIKVTGQKATQKTYYRYTGYVGGLRETTLEEMMVKSPETVITKAVKGMLPKSALGFQLIKKLKVYTGTEHPHQAQQPEVLDI
- a CDS encoding PAS domain S-box protein, with the translated sequence MSCNKKDWRFAPCLLVGAVLVLFLQMVLASGALAAPEKIVVADDKDYPPYMFLDASGEPKGILVDIWQLWSRKTGIAVEFQLMEWNEALAAVRDGRADAVGGVARTPQREEMFELTTQIAVIPSAIFFHDQLGGIKDVKDLTGFSIGIVSGDAARDVVLSRHPQLRFATFPGAGDLVAAAISGEIKVFISDVPVARHYLARHEGGSDFRQAMELVSTDSMHGAVRKNNSELLHVVQGGFDQITESEISAIMNDWSGLPVHSALPWRMIIVGFCFLTAVLLGVFLWNFFLRRRVQNKTAELADSVREASAREEEYRLLVEHQTDLVVKVDVEGRFLYVSPAYCKTFGKTEDELLCSTFMPLIHADDLAATEEAMKALFVPPYTAHMEQRAMTVDGWRWLAWSDSAILGPGGEIEAIIGVGRDISERKQTEELLRQSEERFAKAFHSSPAPLIISDIATGRFIDVNARWVDMLGHAKEEQIGRTSKEVGIWADPRQRDEAIQILRKEGSFKEFPIEFLTKTGEIRSALWSAEIIILQDREVMLSLILDYTERKRAEEALRKSEKLYRSVIDNIHDVFYRTDAEGRLIMVSPSGVRLLAYEHAEEMLGRPNEEFWFAPAARQAFLERIQKDGFVADFEVVLKRKDGEPVLVATSSGLYRDEAGIVLGVEGIFRDITERKRTEERLRQSEDKFSRLFKLSPDAISLSDPQSGLLVEINDAYADLTGYGQAELIGKTSVELGLFVNPQSRRRVVEELERTGHVKNMEVEFRRKNGSHVLCSVSGQLMTIGQERFLLAVIRDVTELRRMQEMMIQSEKMVSVGGIAAGIAHEINNPLGIIVQTAQNLVQRTRPDFQKNIEVAESIGLDMALLERYMQARKILSFVQDMQAAALRAADIIRHMLDFSRRSESRRASCAVPAIVDRAVALAQNDYDLKKSFDFKRIRIVKEYAPDLAGAECTETELEQVFLNLLRNAAQAMSMDDSVPVDPMIVIRLSNVASGVRCEFEDNGPGMTAEVRRRVFEPFYTTKPPGIGTGLGLSVSYFIVTRGHGGKMWVESAPGAGTRFIIELPGNGLRSEGGQDENSA
- a CDS encoding HD domain-containing protein, translating into MASIRKGLLQLVFSGSFMKRWNDKMRPMELVEVDKQAHKMIVAWLLFELNSQNLSAGERGALGEDIVRGGIYDYLYRLVITDIKPPIFYQIKSNPAHYQKLTAWVLNELQPRVQPLGKDFWDGMKDHFERQVSGDASLASRILDAAHLFASRWEFHLIRDMNKWDEEMDDIEDNFRRGLEAHLDLTGVRQLIEGPSTRLGKFAFMCGQLRFQKRWSQTPRIPETSVLGHMFIVACLAYFFSIAVGACPVRRKNNFYAGLFHDIPELLTRDIISPVKSSVQGIGDLIREYEGRELERRLFSILDRSVYGGLVDRLEYFLGIEVGSEFESTIMRNGRAEIVSWDQLQGPYNRDEFCPKDGRMLKVCDHLAAFLEAYTALSNGITNAHLQQASWRIRTLYQNQSLTEELHIGALLADFD
- a CDS encoding DNA polymerase III subunit delta — its product is MTRQGFSFLVCADPELLKDRVGELLEGHGFAVRTFWGDEELSGRFWQTLTVPSMMGPPNAVVLRRAQDQNDEFWSRMGALLAMARPSVWPIFCLEGEWKSGKSTVPKTVSKGKYWDAAQKRGWVWEHPGLSRATIGQELDRFAARHGLTYAHGVKKILAESLPLSTIALRNELEKILLLAGPEKSIQPEHLAALDAEEAFDLFAFLRSLQTPAGRQKAWDRLLNDPAMAGGDMVFPVSSLMLREARQLWQLLHGEDGKVQLYPSLKTEKKRLAQRLGPARISRFWDIVLQADTDIKTGRLKPAQAMENLVKEAQRLW
- the lon gene encoding endopeptidase La — encoded protein: MSDKKTFSPEKEELQGENSDTASADSSVQEAEIPTTMPLLAVRDIVVFNYMILPLFVGRDKSVQAVDAALNGSRYIFISTQKDEGVDDPSPEDLYTTGTVAMIMRMLKMPDGRLKVLVQGLTRARITDFVQHDPFDMVNIQTIDELVVENPGPEEEALLRSVKEQSEKILTLRGIDAGEIMNVLNAVNEHGRLADLVASNLRMKSSEAQRILESHDPIERLNLVNSQLVKEVEVASMQAKIQSMAKEGMDKAQREYFLREQLKAIRRELGDKGGEGEEMEELRKTLNALGLPKKVKKEADKQLSRLESMHPDSSEATILRTYIDWLIDLPWKKTSKDRLDIKEAAKILHEDHYNLEKVKERILEYLSVRKLNPSMKGPILCFVGPPGVGKTSLGKSIARSLGRKFVRMSLGGMRDEAEIRGHRRTYIGAMPGRIIQSMKDAGTINPVIMLDEIDKLGNDFRGDPSSALLEVLDPEQNNSFTDHYLNVPYDLSKVMFICTANMLDTIPSALLDRMEVIRIPGYTEQEKTIIARRYLLTRQIKENGLTNDTLIISDAVLAEIIRGYTREAGLRNLEREIGSICRKYARRVAEGKKGPFRVTTSALIKLLGQPKFMDEERESSMPPGVALGLAWTPYGGEILHIECSLLPGKGKLILTGKLGEVMKESAQAALSYARTKSASLKLADDFFDTHDIHIHVPAGATPKDGPSAGVTLVTALMSAISNEPVASDVAMTGEITLRGRVMPVGGIKEKILAAVSHGVKKVLIPARNAHDLDEIPKELRKRITVKTVEAIDEIWPEVRSLKSE
- the radC gene encoding RadC family protein; translated protein: MKEDTAHYLGHRERLRERLDNDPRALSDYEILELLLTYALPRKDTKSIAKEMISRFGSLGDALLADPGRIAEIPGLGEGAARFWRTLHECRARKACGSIARREKFSSPDQVRDMVCSRLGHLTKEEFWVILVDNQNRLISFERVFQGTVDQTAAYPREILELALRHHAGGLILVHNHPGGNPVPSSQDKALTETIARLADDLGLRLLDHIIVTAETYSSFRAQGLL